From one Peptoniphilaceae bacterium AMB_02 genomic stretch:
- a CDS encoding hexose kinase gives MILTITANPSIDMSYFLDEFREDAINRTQKLSKTAGGKGLNVSKVLKILGDEVIATGFLGGRNGEFISDELKQREIKSDFVEIKEASRNCIAIIYDEKQTEILEAGPRISDAESAALLEKLEKIIESDMIVSMSGGLAPGLNADYYAQIIKIVNSKGAKAVLDTSGEALSEVLKSDSLPFMIKPNLEELESFLGKRVGSDTNRVGASLKEGVLGKLPNILVSLGEEGAIARFGNELYRAYTPKVRVVSSVGSGDATVAGFIHAYSRGLDNVEILKTAMTCGVLNAMQITTGHIALSDFKDIYEKIKVELI, from the coding sequence ATGATACTTACAATCACTGCAAATCCGTCGATTGACATGTCCTATTTTCTTGATGAATTTAGAGAAGATGCAATCAATAGAACACAGAAGTTAAGTAAGACGGCAGGTGGTAAGGGTTTAAATGTCTCCAAAGTACTAAAAATACTGGGAGATGAAGTCATTGCAACGGGTTTTCTCGGCGGTAGAAACGGAGAATTCATTTCCGATGAACTCAAACAAAGAGAAATAAAATCCGATTTTGTAGAAATAAAAGAAGCGTCCAGAAATTGTATAGCAATAATCTACGATGAAAAACAAACTGAAATACTAGAAGCCGGACCTCGAATAAGTGATGCTGAAAGTGCTGCACTTTTAGAAAAACTTGAAAAGATAATCGAAAGTGATATGATTGTATCTATGTCAGGTGGATTAGCTCCCGGTTTAAATGCCGATTATTATGCACAGATTATAAAAATAGTTAATTCGAAGGGTGCAAAAGCCGTCTTGGACACTTCGGGGGAAGCACTTAGCGAAGTATTAAAATCAGACTCATTACCATTTATGATAAAACCCAATCTGGAAGAATTGGAATCATTCTTGGGAAAGAGAGTCGGTTCGGATACTAATAGAGTTGGAGCAAGCCTAAAAGAAGGAGTGCTGGGAAAACTTCCAAATATACTCGTGAGTTTGGGCGAAGAAGGTGCGATAGCAAGATTTGGAAACGAACTCTACAGAGCCTATACACCGAAGGTCAGAGTAGTTTCGTCTGTAGGAAGTGGAGATGCTACTGTAGCCGGATTTATTCATGCATATAGTAGAGGTTTGGACAATGTTGAAATATTAAAGACGGCAATGACCTGTGGAGTCTTAAATGCGATGCAGATTACTACAGGACATATAGCTCTTAGCGATTTTAAAGATATTTATGAAAAAATAAAAGTAGAGTTAATTTAA
- the ugpC gene encoding sn-glycerol-3-phosphate ABC transporter ATP-binding protein UgpC, translated as MSKLSLKNVYKVYDGNVTAVEDFNLEIQDEEFIVFVGPSGCGKSTTLRMVAGLESITSGEIYIGDRLVNDVEPKDRDIAMVFQNYALYPHMTVKENMSYALKLRKMPKAEIDEKVNEAAEILGLTEYLDRKPKALSGGQRQRVALGRAIVRKPKVFLMDEPLSNLDAKLRVQTRSEIIKLHKKLATTFIYVTHDQTEAMTMGDRIVIMKDGIIQQVDTPHDVYFYPTNMFVAGFIGSPQMNFIDTVVEKENDKYTVNIFGNVAENPVGIGKLLEEREMLGVDLVLGIRPEHIYDEMKLNSIEFEGEVDLMEMLGSEKYLYINIDNTRLVVKVNSDNPVITGEKIKLYIDSEKMQFFNKETELNVSLRRD; from the coding sequence ATGTCAAAATTAAGCTTAAAAAATGTATATAAAGTCTATGATGGTAATGTCACAGCTGTAGAGGATTTTAATCTGGAAATACAAGACGAAGAATTCATCGTCTTCGTAGGACCTTCAGGCTGTGGAAAGTCTACAACACTTAGAATGGTGGCGGGACTTGAATCCATAACCAGTGGAGAAATATATATTGGAGACAGATTAGTAAATGATGTAGAACCAAAAGACAGGGATATTGCAATGGTGTTTCAAAACTATGCACTCTATCCTCATATGACTGTAAAAGAGAATATGTCCTATGCACTTAAGTTAAGGAAGATGCCAAAAGCTGAAATCGATGAAAAGGTCAATGAAGCTGCAGAAATACTTGGACTAACTGAGTACTTGGATAGAAAACCAAAAGCTCTGTCAGGTGGACAAAGACAGAGGGTCGCACTTGGAAGAGCAATAGTTAGAAAGCCAAAAGTATTTTTAATGGATGAACCACTATCCAATTTAGATGCAAAACTGAGAGTACAGACCAGGTCGGAAATCATAAAACTTCACAAGAAGTTGGCTACTACATTTATTTATGTAACCCATGATCAGACCGAGGCCATGACCATGGGGGATAGAATAGTTATTATGAAAGACGGTATAATTCAGCAAGTAGATACACCACATGATGTCTATTTCTATCCTACAAATATGTTTGTAGCAGGATTTATAGGCTCACCTCAGATGAACTTTATAGACACCGTCGTTGAAAAAGAAAATGATAAATACACTGTAAATATCTTTGGAAACGTAGCGGAAAATCCGGTGGGTATAGGTAAACTACTGGAAGAGAGGGAAATGCTGGGAGTGGATTTAGTACTTGGAATCAGACCGGAACATATCTATGATGAAATGAAGCTGAATTCAATTGAATTTGAAGGTGAAGTTGACTTGATGGAAATGCTAGGCTCTGAGAAATATCTGTATATAAATATAGACAATACAAGACTGGTAGTAAAGGTTAATTCCGATAATCCGGTAATAACAGGGGAGAAAATAAAACTGTATATTGACTCTGAAAAAATGCAATTCTTTAACAAAGAGACAGAACTCAATGTCTCATTAAGGAGAGATTAA
- a CDS encoding BadF/BadG/BcrA/BcrD ATPase family protein, whose product MKYYLGIDGGGTSTEYTIIDELGHVIKTHKTGTTHLMQISGEEFKLRLSEGIEACINAAGIDSSDISYTFAGIPGYGEFEEIIEYVDETLTELLKSDRFTVGNDCVAGWAGGLACQSGINIVAGTGSIGYGRDDEGKEIRAGGWGDFCGDEGSAYWLGKYMIELFAKQSDGRIQRDILYDIVKRELKLETDFSIISYVQDELKKDRTSIADLAKLLYRAALEGDVSAINAYREAAYELYLMAYAIANQLSFENKIYVSVSGGVFKVGSLILDPLEELLEKDGRFILEEQKTTPARGAALFAYVLDGNTVSVELLENLNKVIECQN is encoded by the coding sequence ATGAAATATTATTTAGGAATTGACGGTGGAGGAACGAGCACCGAATACACGATTATAGATGAGTTAGGACATGTAATTAAAACTCATAAGACAGGAACAACACATTTGATGCAAATTAGTGGTGAGGAGTTTAAGCTAAGATTAAGTGAAGGTATAGAAGCTTGTATAAATGCAGCTGGTATCGATAGCTCAGATATATCCTATACCTTTGCCGGAATACCCGGCTATGGTGAATTTGAGGAAATAATCGAATACGTGGATGAGACTCTAACCGAACTTTTAAAAAGCGATAGATTCACAGTCGGTAATGACTGTGTTGCAGGATGGGCAGGGGGACTTGCCTGTCAAAGCGGAATTAATATTGTAGCCGGTACAGGCTCCATCGGCTACGGAAGAGATGATGAAGGCAAGGAAATACGAGCCGGAGGCTGGGGAGATTTCTGTGGAGATGAAGGGTCGGCATACTGGCTCGGCAAATACATGATAGAGCTATTTGCAAAACAATCCGATGGACGTATACAGAGAGATATACTATATGATATAGTTAAAAGAGAACTAAAACTCGAGACCGATTTTTCAATTATCTCATATGTACAGGATGAGCTGAAAAAGGACAGAACTTCGATTGCGGATTTGGCAAAACTTCTATATAGAGCCGCACTCGAGGGAGATGTTTCGGCAATTAATGCCTATAGAGAGGCTGCTTATGAACTATATCTTATGGCATATGCAATAGCTAACCAACTATCCTTTGAAAACAAGATATATGTTTCCGTATCAGGCGGTGTGTTTAAAGTTGGCAGTTTAATACTGGACCCACTGGAAGAGTTATTAGAAAAAGACGGAAGATTTATTTTGGAAGAACAGAAGACGACACCTGCAAGAGGAGCTGCACTATTTGCATATGTACTTGATGGCAATACTGTAAGCGTGGAACTTTTAGAGAATTTAAATAAGGTGATAGAATGTCAAAATTAA
- the gnpA gene encoding 1,3-beta-galactosyl-N-acetylhexosamine phosphorylase, with product MDIKNKGGRLTLPGEENFLKETIELMERWKADAIRDADGTELPEEVKDLDATIYTKYFVARGHNDFARENLNECQHFYLMSDRITATEDTLIIDFMSGYFDKQIKPDYDNDPKTWWEVIDRTTGEVVPVKDWEYDTENHTVKLNKAVPYHVYTLNFLAYAIWDPTQMYNYITNDWKGVERDIPFDIRYKKSWEYAKTALTKWLKENPKTDVVRFTTFFYHFTLVFNQLGLEKFVEWFGYTGSVSPEAILEFEKEYGYRLSPEDFVDEGYYNSIFRVPTKKFLDFMEFQQKFVTDRAKVLVDLVHEAGKKAIMFLGDNWIGTEPYGEYFKNIGLDGVAGSVGDGVTLRVISDIEGLEFTEGRFLPYFFPDTFYEGNDPCIEAVDNWTKARRALVRKPLDRIGYGGYPSLAYKFPKFIDYIEKVADEFREIHEKVENGKSYKSAKVAVLNAWGKIRTWMPYVVAHGKRYKLSYSYQGITEALSGMDVDVEFIDFNDIRNGIDESIDVIINAGDAYTAFSGGSEFLDPVVQENLRQFVYDGGGFIGVGEPSAYSKNGTFFQMSDVLGVDKEIGFSQSTNKYFMSEVESHFITKGIDEFDFGEGKDNIYALDEKTEILSYTNDQVNIAARDYGKGRSFYITGLPYSLKNTRLLKRAIHYVAHKEDELNVFYAEDYRVEVLGFTDRPEFAAINNSDELVQTKVYGKNKSFEITLQPSEMKWILED from the coding sequence ATGGATATAAAGAATAAAGGCGGCAGATTGACATTACCCGGAGAAGAAAATTTTTTAAAGGAAACCATAGAGCTTATGGAAAGATGGAAGGCGGATGCCATACGTGATGCGGATGGAACGGAACTTCCAGAGGAAGTTAAAGATCTTGATGCTACGATATACACCAAGTATTTTGTTGCAAGAGGTCATAATGATTTTGCAAGAGAAAACCTGAACGAGTGTCAACATTTTTATTTGATGAGTGATAGAATAACAGCTACAGAAGACACTCTTATAATCGATTTTATGTCCGGCTATTTTGATAAGCAAATCAAACCGGATTACGATAATGATCCCAAGACATGGTGGGAAGTTATAGATAGAACTACAGGTGAAGTAGTTCCCGTCAAAGATTGGGAATACGATACTGAAAACCATACAGTTAAACTTAATAAAGCCGTGCCCTACCATGTTTATACTCTAAACTTTTTAGCTTATGCAATCTGGGATCCGACTCAGATGTATAATTATATAACAAATGATTGGAAAGGTGTCGAAAGAGATATCCCATTTGATATAAGATATAAAAAATCTTGGGAGTATGCAAAAACTGCACTGACAAAATGGCTTAAAGAAAATCCCAAGACAGATGTTGTAAGATTTACTACTTTTTTCTATCACTTTACGCTCGTATTCAATCAGCTTGGTCTTGAAAAGTTTGTAGAGTGGTTTGGCTATACCGGATCGGTTTCACCTGAGGCGATACTGGAATTTGAAAAAGAGTATGGATATAGACTTAGCCCTGAGGACTTCGTAGACGAAGGTTATTATAATTCAATTTTCAGAGTTCCTACGAAAAAGTTCTTGGACTTTATGGAATTTCAGCAAAAATTTGTCACCGACAGAGCAAAAGTCCTAGTGGATTTAGTACATGAAGCAGGTAAAAAAGCGATAATGTTCCTAGGTGATAACTGGATAGGAACTGAACCATATGGTGAGTATTTTAAAAATATAGGACTGGATGGAGTAGCAGGATCTGTAGGAGATGGAGTAACCTTAAGAGTAATTTCGGATATTGAAGGACTGGAGTTTACAGAAGGAAGATTCTTGCCGTACTTCTTCCCGGATACATTCTATGAAGGAAATGATCCTTGTATCGAAGCTGTCGATAATTGGACAAAAGCCAGGAGAGCATTGGTAAGAAAACCGCTGGATAGAATAGGATATGGAGGATATCCTTCGCTTGCATATAAGTTTCCAAAATTTATCGACTATATAGAAAAGGTTGCCGATGAGTTTAGAGAGATACACGAGAAAGTAGAAAATGGTAAGAGCTACAAGAGTGCGAAAGTAGCAGTTCTTAATGCTTGGGGTAAGATTAGAACCTGGATGCCATATGTCGTTGCACATGGCAAAAGGTATAAACTTTCCTACTCATACCAGGGGATAACCGAAGCACTCAGCGGTATGGATGTAGATGTTGAATTTATTGACTTTAATGATATCAGAAACGGTATAGACGAATCCATCGATGTAATAATAAATGCCGGTGATGCATATACTGCATTCAGCGGGGGAAGTGAGTTTTTAGATCCTGTGGTTCAAGAGAATTTAAGACAATTCGTATATGATGGCGGAGGTTTTATCGGTGTAGGTGAACCAAGTGCATACTCTAAAAACGGTACATTTTTCCAAATGTCAGATGTACTGGGAGTAGATAAGGAAATAGGATTTTCTCAAAGTACCAATAAGTACTTTATGTCAGAAGTTGAATCTCATTTTATTACAAAAGGTATTGATGAGTTCGACTTTGGTGAGGGAAAAGACAATATCTACGCTTTGGATGAAAAAACAGAGATACTTTCATATACAAATGATCAAGTCAATATAGCTGCAAGGGATTATGGAAAAGGAAGATCATTTTATATAACGGGACTTCCATACAGTCTTAAAAACACCAGACTCTTAAAAAGAGCTATACATTATGTAGCACATAAAGAGGATGAGTTAAATGTATTTTATGCGGAAGATTATAGAGTTGAAGTTCTTGGATTCACAGACAGACCTGAATTCGCAGCTATAAATAATTCTGATGAATTGGTACAGACTAAAGTATATGGCAAGAACAAATCATTTGAAATCACACTTCAACCATCGGAGATGAAATGGATATTGGAGGATTAA
- a CDS encoding carbohydrate ABC transporter permease — protein MNKETGRLYKAFIYLCLIILAISIIVPVSWVFMASLKANSEFQGNPWTLPASIMWSNYLKAWRDAGMGDYFFNSVITTSLGLIILLVVSIPCAYVLSRMEFKGRKFLTRYLKSGLFVNISYIVIPIFLMLLAWNRKIGKPIFTNNLFVLATIYAATAIPFTVYLLSNYFRSISKTYEEAAYIDGAGYFKTMVDIMVPMAKPSIITIILFNFLAFWNEYIMALTLLTDTKKTLPVGLVSLMQSQRAAANYGPMYAGLVIVMLPTLILYMMVQRRLTDAMMVGGDKG, from the coding sequence ATGAATAAAGAAACCGGCAGATTATATAAAGCATTTATTTACCTTTGCCTCATAATTCTCGCTATTTCAATAATTGTTCCGGTATCATGGGTCTTTATGGCATCGCTTAAGGCCAATAGTGAATTCCAGGGCAATCCGTGGACACTACCTGCAAGCATTATGTGGTCGAATTATCTTAAAGCTTGGAGAGATGCAGGTATGGGAGATTATTTCTTTAACTCCGTTATAACTACATCACTGGGACTTATCATACTATTAGTAGTATCGATTCCATGTGCCTATGTTCTGTCGAGAATGGAGTTTAAAGGCAGGAAGTTTTTAACGAGATATTTAAAATCAGGGCTTTTTGTAAATATTTCGTATATTGTTATACCCATATTTCTAATGCTTTTGGCATGGAACAGAAAGATTGGTAAACCTATATTTACAAATAACTTATTTGTTTTGGCAACGATATACGCAGCTACCGCCATACCTTTCACGGTATATCTATTGAGCAATTACTTCAGATCCATATCTAAAACATATGAAGAAGCGGCTTATATAGACGGTGCAGGATACTTTAAAACCATGGTGGACATAATGGTACCTATGGCAAAACCGTCAATCATTACGATAATACTATTCAATTTTTTAGCATTTTGGAATGAATATATTATGGCATTGACCTTATTGACTGACACCAAAAAGACGCTACCGGTAGGACTGGTAAGCCTAATGCAATCACAGAGAGCAGCGGCAAATTACGGACCCATGTATGCAGGGCTGGTCATAGTAATGTTACCGACACTTATACTCTACATGATGGTTCAAAGAAGGCTCACAGATGCCATGATGGTTGGGGGAGACAAGGGTTAG
- a CDS encoding sugar ABC transporter permease: protein MRSKRKRRFIIACLLPAFVLFTVFMVYPTISIFMMSLYKWGGLSANKSFVGLNNFKILFKDANFIKSFQNSIFLIVVVTLVTMTLAIFFAAVLTREKVKGQNFFRIIFYIPNILSVSVIASIFSAIYEPQRGLLNGLFRLFRPDTWTNIQFTGNQKLVVYSIAFALIWQAIGYYMVMYMSSMAQIPNHIYEASGIDGAGRFRQFIDITLPLSWDTVRTTLTFYVISNINISFQLVNIMTQGGPDGASHVFLSYMYNQAYNNSSYGYGLALGVVVFIFSFGLSALINLVTKRDTIQY from the coding sequence ATGAGAAGTAAGAGAAAGAGAAGATTTATAATTGCTTGCTTATTACCGGCATTCGTTTTATTTACCGTATTTATGGTATATCCCACAATAAGTATCTTTATGATGAGCTTATATAAATGGGGTGGTCTTTCGGCTAATAAGAGCTTTGTCGGATTAAATAATTTTAAAATATTATTTAAAGATGCAAATTTTATAAAGTCATTCCAAAACTCGATTTTTCTAATAGTGGTAGTCACGCTTGTAACTATGACACTTGCAATATTTTTTGCAGCAGTTCTCACTAGAGAAAAGGTCAAGGGACAAAATTTCTTTAGAATAATTTTCTATATACCGAATATCCTCTCGGTCTCAGTAATAGCGTCGATATTCTCTGCTATCTATGAACCGCAAAGAGGACTATTAAATGGATTGTTTAGACTGTTCAGACCGGATACATGGACCAATATACAGTTCACCGGAAATCAAAAACTGGTAGTATATTCAATTGCCTTTGCTTTGATTTGGCAGGCAATTGGCTACTATATGGTCATGTATATGTCTTCAATGGCGCAAATCCCAAACCATATATATGAAGCATCGGGAATTGATGGAGCAGGAAGGTTTAGACAATTTATAGATATCACCTTGCCGCTTTCCTGGGATACTGTCAGAACCACACTTACATTTTATGTCATATCAAATATCAATATTTCATTTCAATTGGTTAATATAATGACTCAAGGTGGCCCTGATGGTGCAAGCCATGTATTTTTAAGCTATATGTACAATCAAGCATACAATAACTCAAGCTATGGATATGGTTTGGCGTTAGGTGTGGTAGTATTTATCTTTTCGTTTGGGCTTTCAGCTCTTATAAATCTTGTTACGAAGAGAGATACAATTCAGTATTAG
- a CDS encoding carbohydrate ABC transporter substrate-binding protein translates to MKNTKRFLALFLALMMIFVVACGPKQEADKKEPEKVEEKTDVKEEPKEDKKEDAKEETSGDKPFEGKTLKIAGLDGGYGTEGWKKVISAFEELTGAKIEATFEKNIAEVIRPQIQAGNSPDIIYMAIGGEGGITETMIKEQSVEDITDVFDKVPLGEDKPVKDKIVPGFLDTNNTNPYSDGKTYLAPLFYTPCGLFYDKAKFADGGYELPTTFDEFFELGEKAKADGTALFTYPTAGYFDSFVPALMNEVGGPDFFNKAMSFDVESWKGEQATEMFNLVGKIAPYLQEDTVSNTNIKDGFKNNQQAVIDGKALFIPNGFWLPEEMKETTPEGFEWGFMALPAVKEGGDRYAFTFFEQCFIPKDAKEKDLAKEFVAFLYSDVAVKAFFENGGAVQPVKGAEEMITDPGNKEIYSIYADGAKAAMGGFVAAPPVEGVDMKAALYETINSVMSGAKNCRRMASRSCRSSGKNICRITVIH, encoded by the coding sequence ATGAAAAATACTAAAAGATTTTTAGCCTTATTCTTGGCACTGATGATGATTTTTGTAGTTGCTTGTGGACCTAAACAAGAAGCTGATAAGAAAGAGCCGGAAAAGGTTGAAGAAAAAACTGATGTAAAAGAAGAACCGAAGGAAGATAAAAAAGAAGACGCAAAAGAAGAAACTTCAGGAGATAAGCCTTTCGAAGGGAAAACTCTTAAAATCGCAGGTTTAGACGGTGGTTACGGAACTGAAGGTTGGAAAAAAGTTATATCGGCTTTCGAAGAGTTAACAGGCGCGAAAATTGAAGCGACATTTGAAAAGAATATAGCTGAAGTAATCAGACCTCAAATCCAAGCTGGAAACTCACCTGATATCATCTATATGGCAATCGGTGGTGAAGGTGGAATAACTGAAACCATGATAAAGGAACAATCAGTTGAAGATATTACCGATGTATTCGACAAAGTACCACTGGGAGAAGACAAACCGGTTAAAGATAAAATTGTACCGGGATTTTTAGACACAAATAATACCAATCCATACTCAGATGGAAAGACATACTTAGCACCATTATTCTATACACCATGCGGACTTTTCTACGATAAAGCTAAGTTTGCAGATGGTGGATATGAATTACCAACTACATTCGACGAGTTCTTTGAACTAGGCGAAAAGGCAAAAGCTGACGGAACAGCACTATTTACTTATCCAACAGCCGGATATTTTGACTCATTCGTGCCTGCACTTATGAATGAGGTAGGTGGGCCTGATTTCTTTAATAAAGCTATGAGCTTTGATGTAGAGTCTTGGAAAGGCGAGCAAGCAACTGAAATGTTCAATTTAGTTGGCAAGATAGCTCCTTATTTACAAGAAGATACAGTATCAAACACCAATATTAAAGATGGTTTCAAAAACAACCAACAAGCTGTTATAGACGGAAAAGCATTATTCATTCCTAATGGTTTCTGGTTACCTGAAGAGATGAAGGAAACTACACCTGAAGGATTCGAGTGGGGTTTTATGGCACTTCCTGCAGTTAAGGAAGGTGGAGACAGATATGCGTTCACATTCTTCGAACAATGCTTTATTCCTAAGGATGCAAAAGAAAAGGATCTAGCTAAAGAATTCGTAGCATTCCTTTACTCAGATGTTGCGGTTAAAGCTTTCTTTGAAAATGGTGGAGCAGTTCAACCTGTTAAAGGTGCAGAAGAAATGATAACTGATCCGGGAAATAAAGAAATCTATTCAATCTATGCAGATGGAGCAAAAGCCGCTATGGGCGGATTTGTAGCAGCACCACCGGTTGAAGGGGTAGATATGAAGGCAGCTCTTTACGAAACTATTAACTCAGTTATGTCAGGAGCAAAAAACTGTAGAAGAATGGCAAGCCGAAGTTGTAGGAGCAGCGGAAAAAATATCTGCAGAATTACAGTAATACACTAG
- a CDS encoding AraC family transcriptional regulator, which translates to MKALINFTEMETNVHKLGLKLLYIKSYTAEDDLHSLLHYHPFMEIFYVVKGSGTFLFESKEVPISKGDLLMINSNLKHTETVDETNNLEYIVIGVEGMSIMPYPKNELIIDEDSPYDLIIQLNFFKKNFLHKTDDIEKPILYLLQEQNEKKSNYLEFSQNLLEILVLNILRNSNTGIVIKSDDKSNRELEYIKSFIDIHYSRDLNLDELSSMVFVNKYFLIREFKKTYGDTPMNYLKNKRIEVAKDLLKNTDHYIKEIASIVGFNSQSHFSRVFLQATGYKPQEYRTIQTSK; encoded by the coding sequence TTGAAAGCATTAATTAATTTTACCGAAATGGAGACCAATGTACATAAATTGGGATTAAAACTATTATATATCAAATCATACACAGCAGAAGACGACCTTCATTCACTTCTACACTACCATCCCTTTATGGAAATATTTTATGTAGTAAAAGGCAGTGGAACTTTTTTGTTCGAGAGTAAAGAAGTACCAATAAGTAAAGGCGATTTACTTATGATAAACTCCAATCTTAAACATACCGAAACGGTAGATGAAACAAATAATCTGGAATACATAGTCATTGGTGTTGAAGGTATGTCTATTATGCCATACCCTAAAAATGAATTGATCATAGACGAGGATAGTCCCTATGATTTAATCATTCAGCTCAATTTCTTCAAAAAGAATTTTCTCCACAAAACTGATGATATAGAAAAACCTATACTTTACCTTCTACAAGAACAAAATGAAAAGAAAAGTAATTATTTGGAATTTTCTCAAAACTTACTCGAGATTTTGGTTCTCAATATCCTAAGGAACTCTAATACCGGAATAGTTATTAAATCGGACGACAAAAGCAATAGGGAACTGGAGTATATTAAGAGTTTTATAGATATTCATTATTCAAGAGATCTTAATCTGGATGAACTGTCTTCTATGGTATTTGTAAACAAGTACTTTTTAATTAGGGAATTCAAGAAGACATATGGCGATACTCCAATGAACTATCTAAAAAACAAGAGAATAGAGGTTGCAAAAGATCTACTTAAAAACACGGATCATTATATAAAGGAGATAGCTTCAATTGTGGGATTTAATTCTCAATCTCATTTTAGTAGAGTATTTTTGCAAGCTACCGGCTACAAACCGCAAGAATACAGAACGATTCAAACTTCCAAATAA
- a CDS encoding amino acid racemase → MKLGILGGMGPYATVCFYERIVKKTPANSDQEHIDTIILSHASMPDRTSVILNGDSEELFEAVKRDLRLFEAAGCSYIAIPCNTFHYFYDDVANMTNIEVLNMVETAVEKAESKFGFGSKIAVLGTNGTIKSGVYKEQFKKSGLEYYELDEKRQERVMEVIYQVKSTNIVVQPVIDELIEEMIRTKEADGIILACTELSSIEYSTKYIDKTVDAMDELVDLSIRKCLNK, encoded by the coding sequence ATGAAGCTAGGGATACTAGGAGGAATGGGGCCATATGCCACGGTATGCTTTTATGAAAGAATCGTAAAGAAGACCCCGGCTAACTCCGATCAAGAACATATAGATACCATAATACTAAGTCATGCTTCCATGCCAGACAGGACATCGGTAATCTTAAATGGTGACAGTGAGGAATTATTTGAAGCTGTGAAAAGAGATTTAAGACTATTTGAAGCTGCAGGATGCAGCTATATAGCAATACCATGTAATACTTTTCATTACTTCTATGACGATGTAGCCAATATGACAAATATAGAAGTCTTAAATATGGTTGAAACTGCCGTAGAAAAAGCTGAATCTAAATTCGGATTTGGATCGAAGATTGCAGTACTAGGCACAAATGGTACTATAAAGTCAGGAGTATATAAGGAGCAGTTTAAGAAGTCAGGCTTGGAGTACTATGAACTGGATGAGAAGAGACAAGAAAGAGTAATGGAAGTTATCTATCAGGTTAAATCGACAAATATAGTCGTTCAACCTGTCATAGATGAATTGATTGAAGAGATGATAAGAACTAAAGAAGCTGACGGTATTATCTTAGCTTGTACTGAGCTTTCATCTATAGAGTATAGTACAAAGTATATCGATAAAACAGTGGATGCCATGGATGAGTTGGTCGATTTGTCGATAAGAAAATGTCTAAATAAATAA